One Topomyia yanbarensis strain Yona2022 unplaced genomic scaffold, ASM3024719v1 HiC_scaffold_197, whole genome shotgun sequence genomic window carries:
- the LOC131694908 gene encoding RING finger protein PFE0100w-like produces NPTIQQSNNPTIQQSNNPTIQQSNNPTIQQSNNPTIQQSNNPTIQQSNNPTIQQSNNPTIQQSNNPTIQQSNNPTIQQSNNPTIQQSNNPTIQQSNNPTIQQSNNPTIQ; encoded by the coding sequence aatccaacaatccaacaatccaacaatccaacaatccaacaatccaacaatccaacaatccaacaatccaacaatccaacaatccaacaatccaacaatccaacaatccaacaatccaacaatccaacaatccaacaatccaacaatccaacaatccaacaatccaacaatccaacaatccaacaatccaacaatccaacaatccaacaatccaacaatccaacaatccaacaatccaacaatccaacaatccaacaatccaacaatccaacaatccaacaatccaacaatccaacaatccaacaatccaacaatccaacaatccaa